In a genomic window of Ignavibacteria bacterium:
- a CDS encoding NADH-quinone oxidoreductase subunit N, producing MHIDLFGSMPLIVIWLALGAVGIALQAFIRNNTRLVFSYYAGTLVLTAALALVTSSHKGVTFEGMISVGGFANYFDVLFCGAGLLAMFAARPYLQRENSELDEYYTLLVSAVSGMMLMAHANNLLVLFVGIELMSISFYVMAGFLRTNIRSVEAALKYFLLGAFATGFLVYGMSLVYGATGSLQYDVIAGVVASNSTPFPALLAIGGVLLAVALSFKVAAFPFHQWAPDVYEGSPTVVTAFMSTAGKAAAFSAFIAVFAVMMPSSSTLTPQLQQMIAVVSAITMLVGNFTALAQTNVKRMLAYSSIAHAGYLLMGIVSNSDAGYSAITFYITSYVFMQLGAFVVVGILERGNEENLQLSDYAGLAKREPALAFVMAVFMLSLAGIPPFAGFFGKYLLFVSAIESGFTWLTIVAVVSSVVSAYFYLGLIVKMYFTESQTEHAPASSGLAGITLAVTTAATIVMGLFTTQLLSIFGTWW from the coding sequence ATGCACATTGATCTCTTTGGCTCCATGCCGCTGATCGTTATCTGGCTTGCGCTGGGTGCCGTCGGTATCGCCCTTCAGGCCTTCATTCGCAATAACACGCGCCTTGTGTTCAGCTACTATGCGGGAACATTGGTGCTTACGGCAGCACTTGCTCTCGTAACATCCTCACACAAGGGTGTGACGTTCGAAGGCATGATCTCTGTTGGTGGATTCGCCAACTACTTTGATGTCCTGTTCTGTGGCGCTGGCCTTCTGGCCATGTTCGCTGCACGGCCATATCTGCAGCGTGAGAATTCGGAGCTCGACGAGTATTACACGCTTCTTGTCTCGGCGGTCTCAGGTATGATGCTTATGGCACATGCCAACAACCTCTTAGTACTCTTCGTTGGCATTGAGCTCATGTCGATCTCCTTCTACGTGATGGCGGGATTCCTCCGAACGAACATCCGCAGTGTTGAGGCAGCTCTGAAGTATTTCCTCCTTGGGGCCTTTGCCACAGGATTCCTTGTGTATGGAATGTCCTTGGTGTATGGGGCTACTGGGTCACTTCAATACGATGTGATCGCAGGGGTCGTTGCGAGCAATTCCACGCCGTTTCCGGCACTTCTGGCCATTGGTGGGGTTCTACTTGCAGTTGCCTTGTCATTCAAGGTTGCTGCATTTCCGTTCCATCAATGGGCTCCGGATGTCTACGAAGGTTCGCCTACGGTTGTAACGGCATTCATGAGCACGGCAGGGAAGGCAGCTGCCTTCAGTGCCTTTATCGCTGTATTCGCTGTGATGATGCCAAGCTCATCAACACTAACTCCACAGCTGCAACAGATGATTGCCGTGGTCTCAGCGATCACGATGCTCGTTGGAAACTTCACGGCCCTGGCGCAAACGAACGTCAAGAGAATGCTGGCGTATTCTTCTATCGCACATGCCGGATACCTTTTAATGGGTATCGTGTCAAACAGCGATGCTGGATATAGTGCGATCACGTTCTACATCACGTCGTACGTCTTTATGCAACTCGGCGCATTTGTCGTGGTCGGTATTCTTGAGCGTGGAAATGAAGAGAATCTCCAGCTCAGCGATTATGCAGGACTTGCTAAGCGTGAGCCTGCGCTTGCCTTTGTAATGGCAGTGTTCATGCTCTCGCTCGCCGGTATTCCACCTTTCGCAGGTTTCTTCGGTAAATATCTTCTGTTTGTGTCAGCCATTGAATCAGGATTCACCTGGCTCACGATCGTTGCTGTTGTATCCTCTGTAGTGAGCGCGTACTTCTATCTTGGGCTGATCGTGAAGATGTATTTCACGGAATCTCAAACGGAACATGCCCCTGCTTCGTCGGGTCTTGCCGGTATCACGCTCGCAGTTACGACTGCTGCAACGATCGTGATGGGACTGTTCACAACGCAACTCTTGTCGATCTTCGGTACGTGGTGGTAA
- a CDS encoding lytic transglycosylase domain-containing protein, producing the protein MHTLHHRLALCIATICLAVVLPACGDTAQGKADETKRSSDTLAISTWKLPKELSFCGERVPLEIPEVRERAEREFYINLQTPGQIILYIKRSGRYFPTFEKLLKEAGEPDDLKYLSVAESALFMARSPKDAVGLWQFIPGTGRAYGLTINDEVDERRNVAKSTKAAIAYLRAGRDANGSWSNAAAGYNMGHENLSGNVKFQQKEDYYDLFLNEETSRYILRIAMIKHLMEHAHEYGIIVPKSERYDEPPTRIIRENGAVSNLTQWAIANGTTYKDVKLLNPWILGRGIPAPMNGKAWEIHIPR; encoded by the coding sequence ATGCACACACTCCATCACCGTCTCGCCCTCTGTATTGCAACAATCTGCCTAGCGGTTGTTCTGCCTGCGTGCGGTGATACGGCACAGGGTAAGGCCGACGAAACGAAGCGCAGCTCCGACACCTTGGCCATTAGCACGTGGAAACTTCCAAAGGAACTCAGTTTCTGCGGTGAACGGGTGCCGTTAGAGATTCCGGAGGTGCGTGAACGTGCAGAGCGAGAGTTCTACATCAATCTGCAAACACCCGGTCAGATCATCCTCTATATCAAGCGGTCCGGACGATACTTCCCAACGTTCGAAAAGCTGCTCAAAGAAGCCGGCGAGCCAGATGATCTGAAATACCTCAGTGTGGCAGAGAGCGCTCTGTTCATGGCTCGATCTCCCAAGGATGCTGTGGGGCTATGGCAGTTTATTCCGGGCACAGGCCGCGCCTACGGCTTAACGATCAACGATGAGGTAGATGAACGTCGCAACGTTGCCAAGAGCACGAAGGCCGCTATTGCCTATCTACGCGCAGGACGTGATGCAAATGGATCGTGGTCCAATGCTGCTGCCGGCTACAACATGGGACACGAGAACCTTAGTGGCAATGTCAAGTTCCAGCAGAAGGAAGATTACTACGATCTCTTCCTCAATGAAGAAACCTCGCGTTACATCCTCCGCATTGCCATGATCAAGCATTTGATGGAGCATGCACACGAATACGGCATCATCGTACCCAAATCAGAGCGCTATGACGAGCCCCCTACCCGCATCATACGGGAAAACGGAGCAGTTTCGAACTTGACGCAATGGGCCATTGCAAACGGCACAACGTATAAGGATGTGAAGCTCCTTAACCCTTGGATATTGGGTAGAGGCATTCCCGCACCAATGAACGGCAAGGCGTGGGAAATCCACATTCCGCGCTAG
- a CDS encoding ABC transporter ATP-binding protein produces the protein MTSFSLTGVRKSYNGRTVLRDIAVSGTSGDVVGILGANGSGKSTLMRIIAGVLRADAGDISLTVNGTVIESEQRPFSCGYVAPYLQIYDEFTPRELLHVHAELHGKRSSEEHIDAVLRRVGLDRYTNEIVRTFSSGMRQRVSIALAVSLIPPVLMLDEPSTTLDTNGRAILIQEIVAHQQRGGIVFLATNDERERELCTHSITVSPSVLQQSA, from the coding sequence ATGACAAGCTTCTCTCTCACCGGAGTTCGAAAGTCCTACAACGGAAGAACTGTCCTCAGAGATATCGCTGTGTCCGGCACTTCGGGCGATGTGGTAGGTATACTTGGAGCCAACGGCAGCGGAAAATCCACACTAATGCGGATCATTGCCGGAGTCCTGCGTGCTGACGCTGGGGACATCTCTCTTACGGTGAATGGAACAGTGATCGAGTCCGAGCAACGACCGTTCTCCTGCGGATATGTAGCCCCCTACCTTCAGATCTACGACGAGTTCACTCCACGCGAACTGCTGCATGTACATGCCGAACTGCACGGGAAGAGATCATCCGAAGAGCATATCGATGCTGTCCTCCGCCGTGTCGGTCTGGACCGGTACACCAATGAGATCGTGCGAACATTCTCGAGCGGTATGAGACAACGTGTGTCTATTGCATTGGCTGTGAGTCTCATACCTCCCGTATTGATGCTCGATGAACCTTCAACTACGCTGGATACAAATGGCAGAGCGATCTTGATACAGGAGATCGTTGCACACCAGCAACGTGGCGGGATCGTCTTTCTAGCAACCAACGACGAACGAGAAAGAGAACTATGCACACACTCCATCACCGTCTCGCCCTCTGTATTGCAACAATCTGCCTAG
- a CDS encoding DUF1573 domain-containing protein — MVKRLFVVLAVAGFAAVGALAQPKLEVIGGETYDWGKVKPPKEGHLEAEIKMKNVGDRSMKITDVRPGCGCTKTDPDKFELAPGEISTMKVKLNISPAQSGPVQKNITVSWADLEGNKALTAMRSNNTPIPVGADTTVRSGYIWLKADVQRALMFTPSIYFSFNDLKIGQESSSKMEVTNNSDQDVVFSDWSTEGGIVCNQATRVTLKPGQKMEIIAKLIPSVKGNYTGGIKCKSSHPDHVDIDLKAYGFVQEPQSPVFQNPASPKQ; from the coding sequence ATGGTCAAGCGTCTTTTTGTTGTCCTTGCCGTTGCCGGTTTTGCAGCCGTTGGCGCACTTGCCCAACCAAAACTCGAAGTTATTGGTGGTGAAACCTATGATTGGGGTAAAGTTAAGCCCCCTAAAGAAGGTCACCTTGAGGCCGAGATCAAGATGAAGAATGTTGGCGACCGCTCGATGAAGATCACGGACGTTCGTCCGGGCTGCGGTTGCACAAAGACAGATCCAGATAAATTCGAACTCGCACCGGGCGAGATCAGTACGATGAAGGTCAAACTCAACATCAGCCCTGCTCAATCCGGCCCGGTTCAGAAGAATATCACGGTTTCATGGGCAGATCTGGAAGGAAACAAAGCCCTTACAGCTATGCGTTCGAATAACACACCTATTCCGGTTGGTGCAGACACAACTGTTCGCTCTGGCTATATCTGGCTTAAGGCCGATGTGCAACGAGCACTGATGTTCACGCCTTCGATCTACTTCTCGTTCAATGATCTCAAGATCGGACAAGAGTCATCATCGAAAATGGAAGTGACCAACAACTCCGACCAAGATGTTGTCTTCTCAGACTGGTCCACTGAAGGTGGCATCGTTTGCAACCAAGCAACTCGCGTCACTCTCAAGCCCGGCCAGAAGATGGAGATCATCGCAAAGCTGATCCCATCCGTCAAGGGCAACTACACCGGCGGGATCAAGTGCAAGTCATCGCATCCTGACCATGTAGACATTGATCTCAAGGCGTATGGTTTCGTTCAAGAGCCACAAAGCCCCGTGTTTCAAAACCCTGCCTCTCCAAAACAGTAA
- a CDS encoding (4Fe-4S)-binding protein, translating to MPDVIKHYSTEEVTVVWQPEKCIHSAHCFRNLPSVFNPRVKPWVQPENAESAELVSVVRGCPSGALSIAKGAGAAEE from the coding sequence ATGCCTGACGTCATTAAGCACTACAGCACCGAAGAGGTTACCGTTGTGTGGCAACCTGAAAAGTGCATCCATTCTGCACACTGCTTCAGGAACCTGCCAAGTGTCTTCAATCCACGCGTAAAACCGTGGGTACAACCTGAAAATGCCGAATCGGCCGAGCTTGTTTCGGTGGTGCGAGGTTGCCCAAGCGGTGCACTCTCGATCGCCAAAGGAGCCGGAGCTGCAGAGGAGTAA
- a CDS encoding DUF1573 domain-containing protein produces the protein MRIIIVTLCLGMVGAIITHAQARLEVVGGDTFDWGRVKPPASGHLDAEIKMKNVGTERLKITDVHPGCGCTKTDPDKLELAPGEISTMQVQLSVFPSLVGSVRKNIEVSWIDATSSDTTEKKTTIWLTAFMYRVLVVHPMPFINFVNLQVGTESESIVLVENNSDEDIKLYDWFTDNGITCNYRDAVILKSKEKLELVAKLTPKKVGGFTGMVKVKTSHPDLPILELPAYGTAR, from the coding sequence GTGAGGATAATCATCGTCACTCTATGCCTAGGCATGGTTGGTGCTATTATTACGCATGCACAGGCAAGGCTAGAAGTTGTTGGCGGAGACACATTTGATTGGGGAAGAGTAAAACCACCCGCCAGCGGACATCTTGACGCAGAGATCAAGATGAAGAATGTTGGCACCGAGCGTCTGAAGATCACAGATGTCCATCCAGGATGTGGATGTACAAAAACGGATCCAGACAAGCTCGAACTTGCACCTGGGGAGATTTCCACGATGCAGGTTCAACTCAGTGTCTTCCCATCCCTGGTTGGTTCTGTGCGGAAGAATATCGAAGTGTCGTGGATTGACGCCACCTCTTCAGACACGACAGAAAAGAAAACAACCATCTGGCTCACGGCATTCATGTACCGTGTTCTTGTAGTACATCCAATGCCGTTTATCAACTTCGTGAACCTTCAAGTTGGTACGGAATCAGAGTCGATCGTCCTTGTCGAGAACAACTCAGACGAGGATATCAAACTCTACGACTGGTTCACCGACAATGGGATCACATGTAATTACAGAGATGCTGTGATCCTGAAGTCGAAAGAGAAGCTAGAACTCGTAGCCAAACTGACGCCGAAGAAGGTTGGTGGGTTTACCGGCATGGTGAAAGTAAAAACATCACATCCAGACCTACCGATCCTTGAGCTCCCTGCCTATGGCACCGCGCGCTAG
- a CDS encoding NADH-quinone oxidoreductase subunit M: MGVVALLATLFAPLAGSIALLFIDREQTKAIKVTALVVSVGTFLASLLLLPAFDASSASMQFVIDLPWITSLDAGFRIGLDGTSLLLVLLTTLIMPIALLTSYGPITKSVKEYYVLMLLLQFGMTGVFMALDTFLFYVFWELILIPMYFIIGIWGGKDRIYAAIKFFLYTLVGSLLMLIAIIWLGLAAKAAGIGFTADLMKLRMIGPTIPMDVQTWLFFAFGLSFFIKVPLFPLHTWLPDAHVQAPTAGSVILAGVLLKMGTYGLIRFNLELFPQASAEYAGAISALAVVGIIYGALVAMVQTDIKKLVAYSSVSHLGFVVLGIFSLTIEGVQGAVIQMVNHGLSTGMLFLCVGVLYERRHTREISEYGGITSVMPKFAVLFAIAMFASVGLPGLNGFVGEYLTLLGAFRSPFLGSWTYAVISASGVIFAAVYLLWMYQRVMFGTNDNPENKHLRDLTKSEYWQLVPLAVLIIWIGVAPNTLMKFSEQSVRAVVSKVEHFKFGHHAH; encoded by the coding sequence ATGGGCGTTGTCGCGTTGCTCGCTACACTTTTCGCACCTCTTGCAGGTTCGATCGCACTGTTGTTCATTGATCGCGAACAGACCAAGGCGATCAAGGTGACGGCTCTTGTGGTTTCGGTGGGGACGTTCCTAGCGTCGCTCCTCCTCCTCCCCGCATTTGATGCCTCGTCGGCCTCCATGCAGTTCGTGATCGATCTGCCGTGGATCACGTCACTCGATGCCGGTTTCCGCATCGGTTTGGACGGGACCTCACTTCTCTTGGTTTTGCTCACCACGTTGATCATGCCGATAGCGTTACTGACGTCCTACGGTCCGATCACAAAGAGCGTCAAGGAGTATTACGTTCTCATGCTGCTTCTGCAGTTTGGGATGACTGGCGTCTTTATGGCGCTTGATACCTTCCTGTTCTATGTCTTCTGGGAACTTATTCTGATTCCGATGTACTTCATCATCGGTATCTGGGGTGGGAAGGATCGTATCTATGCTGCGATCAAGTTCTTCCTCTATACGCTTGTGGGCTCCCTGCTCATGCTCATTGCCATCATTTGGCTAGGGCTGGCTGCAAAGGCTGCCGGGATCGGTTTCACGGCCGACCTCATGAAGCTCCGGATGATCGGACCAACCATACCGATGGATGTGCAGACGTGGTTGTTCTTTGCATTCGGCCTTTCGTTCTTTATTAAGGTCCCGCTGTTCCCGCTCCACACATGGCTTCCGGATGCGCACGTTCAAGCTCCTACAGCTGGTTCTGTGATTCTGGCCGGTGTGTTGCTCAAGATGGGTACCTACGGTCTTATTCGATTCAATCTCGAACTCTTCCCGCAAGCCTCAGCAGAGTATGCGGGTGCCATCAGTGCCTTGGCCGTGGTCGGTATCATTTACGGTGCCTTGGTAGCCATGGTACAGACGGATATCAAGAAACTGGTTGCGTATTCATCCGTGAGTCACCTCGGCTTTGTTGTCTTGGGCATTTTCTCGCTCACGATCGAAGGTGTGCAGGGCGCTGTGATCCAAATGGTGAATCACGGTCTTTCAACCGGCATGTTGTTCCTCTGTGTAGGCGTTTTGTATGAGCGTCGCCATACACGTGAGATCTCGGAATATGGCGGTATCACCAGTGTGATGCCAAAGTTTGCGGTCCTTTTTGCCATAGCCATGTTCGCGTCTGTTGGCCTTCCGGGACTCAATGGTTTTGTTGGGGAATACCTCACTCTTCTTGGTGCCTTCCGCAGTCCGTTCTTGGGCAGTTGGACCTATGCCGTTATCAGCGCCTCTGGTGTGATCTTCGCTGCGGTTTATCTGCTTTGGATGTATCAACGCGTGATGTTCGGAACGAATGACAATCCTGAGAACAAGCATCTCCGTGACCTCACGAAAAGTGAATATTGGCAGCTGGTGCCCCTTGCCGTCCTGATCATTTGGATAGGCGTGGCGCCGAATACTCTGATGAAATTTTCCGAGCAAAGCGTCCGCGCAGTAGTCAGCAAGGTGGAACACTTCAAGTTTGGACATCATGCACATTGA
- a CDS encoding choice-of-anchor D domain-containing protein: protein MIRSLFLVGLVTFAAVCAYAQPAAEVYCNPFDRADTIMDFGVTLEGSPTTRTFVVENTGATTIGILETNPQADPYYLIINVPGVPPEDPRKEEFERVERLPYYIPAGAKRTFSVIYRAIAGNPLFPPDRVVEALLKLRVVDSLDPLGASLDKTFRLRALKTTSILGSTTPWIAYDSVYVNPQPLAPTQPYTVDNAISRRVNVDRQILEMQTTLVGPPEIEVDTFMNVQFGPEDSVVWTTRYRPYNRGLDSAHFLVVYRPDITAKPDTITGVISGIGVEQRLTLVGAIGLEFPVVVRGDTVDFGAIPTDGQGVSAKIIVRNDGNLNIGILSESKVGIQRDTAAFIVTKPLADAGPTLRTGAFDTLNVTFVPTDGGDHRIRFVVGTDLLQRGIDGVPDGAQLTQWHFKGFGQRPQIQVTPGEIDFGTVVLLETCTSTVERTFTVRNVGNAELRVDSIRISPSTARITVNPQTFRLAPGESQSVRCIYEPEADGTFRGSITLFTNSLIRSYDVLYTAVVVRPDSIRVGVPPITTARPGSTAGIAVLATPERVRTTDRCVLTMNFNPNLLRYRGVLQTGTASEGAQVVDATEQPRGSLRLALQAPANFLERPELVTILFDTFLGESASTDVSFSTGSTTFGNAGCSSVLTVEAVSGQFMLDSLCGLSYKTVVSGVRLLAGVFPNPASDHTTVTFVVKDRRTVSVALVDPFGREYDVLAPAEYAPGVHTIPMSVGHLPVSAYTLIVRSGTVFFSVPLVVGR from the coding sequence ATGATCCGTTCTCTCTTCCTCGTTGGTCTCGTCACGTTTGCTGCGGTTTGTGCCTACGCGCAACCGGCAGCCGAGGTGTACTGCAATCCGTTCGACCGTGCAGACACGATCATGGATTTTGGCGTCACTCTAGAAGGGTCTCCAACAACCCGAACATTTGTTGTTGAGAACACCGGCGCTACGACCATCGGGATCCTTGAGACGAATCCGCAGGCAGACCCATATTACCTGATCATCAACGTACCGGGTGTTCCCCCCGAAGATCCACGCAAGGAAGAGTTCGAGCGCGTAGAGCGCCTGCCGTACTACATCCCAGCTGGAGCGAAGCGCACGTTCTCAGTCATCTATCGTGCGATCGCCGGCAACCCACTCTTCCCCCCGGATCGCGTAGTTGAGGCGCTGCTGAAGCTGCGAGTTGTGGATAGTCTTGATCCGCTTGGTGCATCGCTCGATAAAACCTTCCGCCTGAGGGCACTTAAGACCACGAGTATCCTTGGTTCTACGACGCCTTGGATCGCCTATGATTCGGTCTACGTAAACCCACAGCCCCTTGCACCAACTCAGCCCTATACGGTGGATAATGCCATCTCGCGTAGGGTAAATGTGGACAGACAGATCCTCGAGATGCAAACAACACTCGTGGGGCCACCGGAGATCGAAGTTGATACGTTTATGAACGTGCAGTTCGGTCCGGAAGATTCTGTGGTATGGACCACACGATACAGACCTTACAATAGGGGGCTGGACAGTGCACATTTCCTCGTGGTCTATCGTCCGGATATCACGGCTAAGCCTGATACCATAACCGGCGTTATCTCCGGCATTGGAGTGGAGCAGCGTCTCACACTCGTCGGTGCTATAGGTCTCGAATTCCCAGTCGTGGTTCGAGGGGACACAGTGGACTTTGGAGCCATTCCTACCGATGGCCAAGGTGTCTCGGCAAAGATCATTGTGCGAAATGATGGCAATCTCAACATCGGCATTCTGTCAGAGAGTAAGGTGGGCATCCAGCGGGACACGGCAGCGTTTATTGTTACGAAACCGTTAGCCGATGCCGGCCCTACGTTACGAACAGGGGCGTTCGATACGCTCAATGTCACCTTCGTGCCGACCGATGGCGGAGACCACCGGATACGATTCGTGGTGGGAACGGATCTGCTTCAGCGTGGGATCGATGGCGTGCCGGACGGAGCACAGCTTACGCAATGGCATTTCAAAGGGTTCGGTCAACGTCCGCAAATTCAGGTGACGCCAGGAGAGATCGACTTTGGCACAGTTGTGCTACTCGAAACGTGCACCTCAACAGTTGAACGAACATTCACCGTTCGTAATGTGGGGAATGCTGAATTGCGAGTGGACTCCATCCGTATCAGTCCGTCAACGGCACGCATAACAGTCAATCCGCAGACGTTTCGACTAGCTCCCGGAGAATCACAATCTGTTCGTTGTATCTACGAACCCGAGGCAGATGGCACGTTCCGAGGGTCGATCACGCTCTTCACCAATAGCTTGATCCGCTCGTACGATGTGCTGTATACAGCCGTTGTTGTTCGGCCAGACAGTATCCGCGTTGGTGTGCCGCCTATTACAACGGCGCGTCCCGGCTCCACGGCCGGAATAGCTGTGCTTGCCACACCTGAGCGCGTTCGAACAACGGATCGCTGCGTACTCACCATGAATTTCAATCCGAATCTGCTTCGATATCGTGGCGTTCTGCAAACAGGAACGGCAAGCGAAGGTGCTCAGGTCGTCGATGCAACTGAGCAGCCTCGCGGATCACTAAGATTGGCTTTGCAAGCCCCGGCGAACTTCCTCGAACGGCCGGAATTGGTAACCATCCTCTTCGACACCTTCTTGGGTGAAAGCGCATCAACAGACGTCTCATTCTCAACTGGTTCTACGACCTTTGGGAATGCAGGCTGCAGTTCAGTCCTTACGGTTGAAGCTGTTTCAGGCCAATTCATGCTTGACTCGTTGTGCGGACTCTCCTATAAGACCGTTGTCTCAGGTGTTCGATTGCTGGCAGGAGTGTTTCCCAATCCTGCCTCGGATCACACCACCGTCACCTTCGTCGTGAAAGACCGAAGGACGGTATCTGTTGCACTCGTAGACCCGTTTGGAAGGGAGTATGATGTGCTTGCCCCGGCAGAATATGCCCCGGGTGTTCATACGATCCCGATGTCAGTAGGACATCTTCCGGTTTCCGCCTATACGCTCATTGTCAGATCCGGAACTGTCTTCTTCAGCGTTCCACTTGTGGTAGGCCGCTGA